One genomic region from Bacillota bacterium encodes:
- a CDS encoding CoA activase produces the protein MREGVFVLERQACQAHGGDARRVLRDLLAEHVQPHSHIALTGHKFKEQVLLPVISEPEATELALHYLKEELPPLGAVVSAGGENFIVYELDAAARIATVHVGNKCASGTGEFFLQQIRRMSLNSAEAGEQALLDSPYKIADRCSVFSKSDCTHALNKGTAKGRVVAGLGRMMAGKITELLKKTPAKSVLLVGGVAKNKTVTSYLGRDGFNIVIPDYVDSFEALGAALWAAEHGKQWDKTPLFKADASSFEFLPALSKFAHRVSFKEHPWAEATEGDEYIIGLDAGSTTTKAVLLRVSDRAIVAGKYLRTDGDPVRASQQCYLSLAEQVPARLNIIGLGVTGSGRQIVGLHGLTRGIINEIIAHTTAAVHFDPAVDTLFEIGGQDAKYTYIVNSVPADYAMNEACSAGTGSFLEEAAKETLGVPTEDIAAYALQGDKPPNFNDQCAAFIGSDIKTAIQEGITSENIAAGLVYAICQNYVTRVKGSRKVGRKIFMQGGVCYNKAVPLAMAALTDRDIVVPPDPGLMGAFGVALEVGHKIESGLLPKGAFDLRELSRREVEYGQTFVCAGGKEKCDRKCTIARIKVAERTYPFGGACNKYYNERFAENHESALFNLVAERQKLLYNRPLVPAVRIGKTVGISKSLMTNNLYPFYHAFLADLGFDIVLSETLDREGIERRNAPFCYPLDMAHGFMLNLIRERPDFILMPHVRATPITNGAPPSTTCPLIQGEPYVLRRLFKAELEGIKLLSPVLNMQSSFDEAEKAMLSLGAELNVSKSDAARAFRRAVVAQDNFGEGLKELGRQALARLAESDKPAIVLFGRAYNAFLDLANMGVPHKFASRGIMVIPHDMLDCDGEPPIDTMHWAAGMSILKAAKVVAANPKLFGCYVTNFSCGPDSFILNYFREIMQEKPSLTLELDSHTADAGIDTRIDAFLDIIKRFGAGHKSQVVPNKTFVPAEVVKVGKKWLFRSSAGESLPLSDNRVKVLIPTMGDFSTRLLAAMFSHFGITAVPLPPPSEADLTRGKNYTTCKECLPLILTMGSLHNYLDTRPTGEMTIYFMPTTSGSCRFAQYNVLTKMLVHKQEIENLALMSLSSKDSYAGLGSMFTLRALWATHIGDVMEEIRAAVLTLALDKPSALATYRHGEEILLKAIATQGFGDLVKTLRHVANLLAGIPLHTPLAKATKVTLIGEIYVRRDGLSQRYLVERLAEKGVVVLMAPVVEWVYYTNYLAARGLRGPVSTLQPLKSWGKALIMERYERIIKEALVRSNLYDYHLIDIKQLVGSVSHLINPELTGEAILTLACGLNDIVDRVDGVMAIGPFGCMPARIAESLLKETIDTEKKDICADPSLVEKIVLAHPHLPFISIESDGSPYPPVIEARLESFVLQVKRLHATRERLLR, from the coding sequence ATGCGCGAGGGCGTCTTTGTTCTGGAGCGGCAAGCTTGCCAAGCCCACGGCGGCGATGCCCGCAGGGTACTGCGCGACCTACTGGCGGAGCATGTGCAGCCGCATTCGCATATCGCATTGACTGGGCATAAATTTAAAGAGCAAGTGCTGTTGCCTGTTATCTCTGAACCGGAGGCCACGGAGCTTGCCCTTCACTATCTTAAGGAAGAGCTACCGCCGCTGGGGGCTGTAGTCAGCGCCGGCGGGGAGAACTTTATAGTCTACGAGCTAGATGCCGCAGCTCGCATCGCCACAGTGCATGTTGGTAATAAATGTGCTTCAGGAACGGGTGAGTTTTTCTTGCAGCAGATTCGCCGCATGAGCCTTAATTCTGCCGAGGCAGGGGAGCAAGCCTTGCTTGACTCGCCCTACAAGATTGCCGATCGCTGCTCTGTGTTTAGCAAGAGCGACTGCACCCATGCCCTAAACAAAGGTACCGCCAAAGGGCGCGTGGTGGCTGGTCTTGGCCGGATGATGGCGGGTAAAATAACGGAGCTGCTGAAAAAGACGCCCGCCAAAAGCGTTTTACTAGTGGGTGGGGTAGCCAAGAACAAGACGGTCACTAGCTACCTAGGCCGAGACGGCTTTAACATTGTTATACCCGACTACGTCGACTCCTTTGAAGCGTTAGGGGCGGCTTTGTGGGCTGCCGAACATGGAAAACAATGGGACAAGACCCCCTTGTTTAAGGCGGACGCGTCTTCCTTTGAGTTTCTTCCCGCGTTGTCAAAATTTGCGCATCGGGTGTCCTTCAAGGAGCACCCTTGGGCAGAAGCGACAGAGGGCGATGAGTACATTATTGGTCTAGACGCAGGTTCTACCACCACCAAGGCGGTGCTACTACGTGTTTCGGACAGGGCCATTGTCGCCGGCAAGTACCTGCGTACTGATGGCGACCCCGTGCGGGCCTCACAACAATGCTATCTTTCTCTCGCCGAGCAAGTGCCAGCTCGACTAAACATCATCGGGCTGGGAGTTACAGGCTCAGGTCGACAAATAGTGGGGCTGCATGGCTTGACGCGCGGTATTATTAACGAAATCATTGCCCACACTACCGCTGCCGTGCACTTTGACCCCGCGGTAGATACCCTGTTTGAAATTGGGGGGCAAGACGCCAAGTACACCTACATTGTCAACAGCGTCCCTGCAGATTACGCCATGAACGAGGCTTGTTCGGCGGGCACGGGTTCATTTCTCGAGGAAGCAGCCAAGGAGACACTGGGTGTCCCGACAGAAGACATTGCCGCCTACGCACTCCAGGGAGACAAGCCGCCCAATTTTAACGACCAGTGTGCCGCCTTTATTGGGAGCGACATTAAGACGGCCATTCAAGAAGGCATTACCAGCGAGAATATCGCAGCGGGTCTTGTCTACGCCATCTGCCAAAATTACGTCACCCGGGTCAAGGGCAGCCGTAAGGTAGGGCGCAAAATATTTATGCAGGGTGGGGTCTGCTACAACAAGGCTGTGCCCTTAGCGATGGCCGCTCTTACCGACCGTGATATAGTGGTGCCACCCGACCCCGGCTTAATGGGTGCCTTTGGGGTGGCCTTAGAAGTAGGGCATAAAATTGAGTCAGGACTCCTCCCGAAGGGAGCATTCGATCTCCGAGAGCTCTCCCGGCGTGAGGTAGAATATGGTCAAACCTTTGTCTGTGCCGGCGGTAAGGAGAAATGCGACCGCAAATGCACCATCGCGCGCATTAAAGTGGCCGAGCGAACCTATCCCTTTGGTGGGGCCTGTAACAAGTACTACAATGAGCGCTTTGCAGAGAACCATGAGAGCGCACTTTTCAACCTAGTGGCGGAACGGCAAAAATTGCTCTATAACCGCCCGCTTGTTCCTGCGGTGCGAATTGGTAAGACAGTCGGCATCAGTAAGTCGCTCATGACCAATAATCTCTACCCTTTCTACCATGCCTTCTTGGCAGACCTAGGCTTTGACATCGTTTTGTCCGAGACCCTAGACCGCGAAGGCATAGAGAGACGGAATGCCCCCTTCTGCTACCCCCTCGACATGGCCCATGGCTTTATGTTGAACCTAATCCGAGAGCGACCAGACTTTATTCTGATGCCCCATGTACGCGCTACTCCCATAACGAATGGCGCGCCACCGAGCACCACTTGTCCCCTCATCCAAGGCGAGCCCTATGTTCTCCGCCGCCTCTTTAAAGCCGAACTAGAGGGCATTAAACTGCTCTCCCCGGTACTTAATATGCAAAGCAGTTTTGACGAAGCAGAAAAGGCGATGCTCTCGTTAGGAGCCGAGCTTAATGTCAGTAAGTCTGATGCTGCACGGGCTTTTCGGCGCGCGGTTGTGGCACAAGATAACTTTGGCGAAGGCTTGAAAGAGTTAGGGCGGCAAGCACTAGCGCGCCTAGCCGAATCAGATAAACCCGCCATCGTGCTTTTTGGCCGGGCCTACAATGCCTTTTTAGACCTTGCGAACATGGGCGTGCCGCACAAGTTCGCCTCGCGGGGCATTATGGTTATTCCACATGACATGCTAGACTGCGACGGCGAGCCCCCCATCGACACTATGCACTGGGCCGCCGGCATGAGCATTCTTAAGGCAGCCAAGGTAGTGGCCGCCAACCCAAAACTCTTTGGCTGCTACGTTACTAATTTTAGTTGTGGGCCAGACTCCTTTATCCTGAATTACTTCCGCGAGATAATGCAAGAAAAGCCCTCGTTGACACTCGAGCTCGACTCACACACCGCTGATGCCGGCATTGATACGCGCATCGACGCCTTTCTTGACATTATCAAGCGTTTTGGTGCCGGGCATAAGTCGCAGGTTGTGCCAAACAAAACCTTTGTACCAGCGGAAGTAGTGAAGGTCGGCAAGAAGTGGCTGTTCCGCTCCTCCGCGGGTGAGAGCCTGCCCTTGTCAGACAATCGCGTCAAAGTGCTCATACCCACCATGGGTGATTTTAGCACGCGCCTTCTCGCTGCTATGTTCAGTCATTTCGGCATCACGGCCGTGCCCCTGCCCCCGCCAAGCGAGGCCGACTTGACGCGCGGCAAGAATTACACTACCTGCAAAGAGTGTTTGCCCCTCATTTTGACGATGGGCTCCTTGCATAACTACCTCGATACGCGTCCTACAGGTGAGATGACCATCTACTTTATGCCCACAACGAGCGGCTCCTGCCGTTTTGCGCAGTACAATGTACTGACTAAGATGCTTGTGCACAAACAAGAAATTGAGAATCTGGCTTTAATGTCTCTTTCCTCTAAAGATAGCTACGCGGGTCTAGGCAGTATGTTTACCTTGCGGGCCCTGTGGGCTACCCACATTGGCGACGTCATGGAAGAGATCCGTGCCGCTGTTTTGACCCTAGCGCTCGACAAGCCTAGTGCGCTCGCCACCTACAGGCATGGAGAGGAAATCTTGCTCAAGGCGATTGCCACGCAGGGTTTTGGCGATTTAGTAAAAACACTTCGCCATGTGGCGAACCTCTTAGCGGGCATTCCCCTGCACACGCCACTGGCCAAGGCGACCAAGGTGACCCTGATCGGCGAAATTTATGTGCGCCGCGACGGATTATCCCAGAGGTACTTAGTGGAGCGCCTAGCGGAAAAAGGGGTAGTCGTACTCATGGCCCCGGTTGTGGAGTGGGTGTACTACACCAACTACTTGGCGGCGCGAGGTTTGCGCGGCCCAGTCAGCACCTTGCAGCCATTAAAGTCGTGGGGCAAAGCCCTCATTATGGAGCGTTATGAACGGATTATCAAAGAGGCCCTAGTCCGCTCAAACCTTTATGATTATCATCTGATTGATATTAAGCAACTAGTCGGCAGCGTATCGCATCTAATAAACCCCGAGCTGACAGGAGAGGCCATTTTGACCTTGGCTTGCGGCCTGAACGATATCGTAGACAGAGTGGATGGCGTCATGGCCATCGGTCCCTTTGGCTGCATGCCGGCGCGCATTGCCGAGTCGCTCCTTAAAGAGACCATCGACACTGAGAAGAAAGATATTTGTGCCGACCCGTCCTTAGTTGAAAAGATTGTCCTAGCCCATCCCCACTTGCCTTTCATCAGTATCGAGAGTGACGGTAGTCCCTACCCACCCGTTATCGAAGCTAGGCTCGAGAGTTTTGTCTTGCAGGTAAAGAGGCTGCACGCCACGCGCGAGCGGCTTCTCCGCTAA
- a CDS encoding amidohydrolase has protein sequence MVDVLRLKREVCAVIDARQEEIIALGTYLLHHPELGYKEVEASRAVAEMMREMGLKPVEHLALTGVRAVMPGGSHKVKLALMGELDALVCPGHPFAHALTGAAHACGHHAQVAGMMGAALGLHYSGSMEHLAGDVVLFAVPAEEYVELEYRQKLRLEGKISFLGGKQELLAIGALDDIDMCLMFHQSSELTPRITIGGTSNGFIGKMAKFTGREAHAGGSPHTGVNALNAAMLAMMAIHAQRETFRDDDHIRVHPIITKGGDLVNVIPADVRMETYVRGATMEAILDASRKVDRALHGGAIAVGAEVDIVQLPGYLPRRNESVMSEVFRQNAAALVGERLLYEGRHGAGSSDIGDISHIMPTLHPYIGGAKGRAHASDFVMPDTEWAYIIPAKIMAMTVVDLLSHGAAKALEAKAKFRPAYTRESYLSMWQNLLS, from the coding sequence ATGGTAGATGTTTTGCGGCTCAAAAGAGAAGTTTGTGCCGTCATCGACGCACGTCAGGAAGAGATCATAGCTTTAGGCACCTACTTGCTGCATCACCCCGAGCTAGGGTACAAAGAGGTAGAGGCCAGTAGAGCAGTGGCAGAGATGATGCGCGAGATGGGGCTTAAGCCTGTGGAGCATTTGGCCCTCACTGGAGTGCGGGCTGTCATGCCAGGCGGCTCCCACAAGGTGAAGCTGGCGCTTATGGGTGAACTCGACGCGCTAGTCTGCCCGGGGCATCCTTTTGCCCATGCCCTGACTGGGGCCGCCCACGCCTGCGGGCACCACGCCCAAGTGGCTGGCATGATGGGGGCCGCGCTCGGGCTACATTACAGTGGCTCCATGGAGCATCTCGCGGGGGACGTCGTCCTTTTTGCCGTTCCCGCCGAGGAATACGTAGAGCTAGAGTACCGGCAGAAGCTGCGTCTCGAGGGTAAGATTTCTTTCCTAGGCGGCAAGCAAGAGCTCTTGGCCATCGGCGCCCTAGATGATATCGATATGTGCTTGATGTTCCACCAAAGCAGTGAACTGACCCCTCGCATCACCATAGGAGGGACGAGCAACGGTTTCATTGGCAAGATGGCTAAGTTTACCGGTCGCGAAGCGCATGCCGGAGGGTCTCCCCACACGGGAGTAAACGCTCTCAATGCGGCCATGCTAGCCATGATGGCCATTCATGCCCAGCGCGAGACTTTTAGGGACGACGACCACATTAGAGTGCACCCTATAATCACCAAGGGTGGCGACTTGGTCAATGTTATACCGGCAGATGTGCGCATGGAGACATATGTGCGCGGTGCCACTATGGAAGCAATTCTCGATGCCAGCCGCAAGGTAGACCGCGCCCTCCATGGGGGGGCCATCGCCGTCGGGGCCGAGGTAGATATTGTGCAGCTGCCAGGCTACTTGCCGCGCCGGAACGAGAGCGTCATGTCCGAGGTGTTTCGTCAAAATGCTGCGGCACTAGTTGGGGAGCGCTTGCTCTACGAAGGCCGCCACGGCGCGGGCTCGAGTGACATAGGCGATATCAGCCACATTATGCCCACCCTGCATCCTTACATCGGCGGGGCCAAGGGCCGCGCCCACGCCTCTGATTTTGTGATGCCGGATACGGAGTGGGCCTACATTATTCCTGCCAAGATCATGGCTATGACTGTGGTTGACTTGTTGTCGCACGGGGCGGCTAAAGCTCTCGAGGCCAAGGCCAAGTTTAGGCCGGCTTATACGCGCGAGTCATACCTAAGCATGTGGCAAAATCTCCTTTCCTGA
- the udk gene encoding uridine kinase: MPYIVGIAGGTGSGKSTLAENMIKNFAGQTLLIRHDNYYRDQSHLPMPERVVQNYDHPDAFEDDLLMAHLEALRQGSMVMGPRYDFASHTRHADRQPLEPRELIIVEGILALHSPSLRHHYDLKVFVDTDADIRILRRLTRDLAERGRTMESVVQQYIATVKPMHEQYVEPSKRHADVIIPEGGLNKAATALIAARLRHALQVSALARGEE, encoded by the coding sequence TTGCCATATATAGTAGGCATAGCGGGCGGAACTGGCTCAGGGAAAAGTACATTGGCTGAAAACATGATTAAGAATTTCGCCGGGCAGACCCTACTTATTCGGCACGATAATTACTATCGCGATCAATCCCATTTACCGATGCCAGAGCGAGTAGTACAGAATTATGATCACCCCGACGCCTTTGAGGACGATTTGTTAATGGCTCACCTCGAGGCCTTGCGCCAGGGAAGCATGGTGATGGGGCCGCGCTATGACTTTGCGAGCCATACTCGTCACGCCGACAGGCAGCCTCTAGAGCCGCGTGAGCTCATTATAGTAGAAGGCATACTAGCCCTACACAGTCCTAGCTTACGCCATCACTATGATCTTAAGGTTTTTGTCGACACCGACGCCGACATTCGCATACTGCGCCGCCTCACGCGTGATCTGGCGGAACGCGGCCGCACCATGGAGTCGGTCGTTCAGCAGTATATAGCCACTGTTAAACCCATGCACGAACAATATGTGGAGCCGAGCAAGAGACATGCCGACGTCATCATTCCCGAAGGCGGCCTTAACAAGGCGGCTACGGCCCTCATTGCTGCGCGTCTCCGCCATGCCTTGCAGGTCAGTGCGCTAGCGAGAGGGGAAGAGTAA
- the pstC gene encoding phosphate ABC transporter permease subunit PstC: protein MPYQQKLVTMAGYTVLLITALIFAFLVQQSWPFIVEHVSLEFFTGDRWLPVSLPPVFQIRGFLVSSAMITALAIVVGVPFGVLAAVSLAELLPHGISVVFRSIFEVTAGIPSVVFGFLGLKLVAPAVADFFNLPTGLTGFSAGIVLSVMILPTLISLSEEALRNVPREYAEASYALGASRWQTIWRVVVPTARGGIAAAVLLGIGRAIGETMTVLMIAGGRLATPGSIFDPMRPITALIASEVNNAARFSVQYHALFTAGLMLFLITLAVNAVAASVIVGKKGR, encoded by the coding sequence TTGCCATACCAACAAAAGCTCGTCACCATGGCAGGTTACACAGTGCTTCTCATTACGGCCTTAATTTTCGCCTTCTTGGTGCAGCAGTCGTGGCCGTTTATAGTGGAGCATGTTTCACTTGAATTCTTCACGGGAGATCGGTGGTTGCCGGTCTCCCTTCCTCCCGTTTTTCAGATCCGTGGTTTTCTGGTCAGTTCGGCCATGATTACGGCCTTAGCCATTGTTGTCGGCGTGCCTTTTGGCGTGCTGGCGGCCGTGAGTCTAGCTGAGCTCCTGCCCCACGGCATAAGTGTTGTCTTTCGCTCTATTTTTGAAGTTACAGCGGGCATACCCTCCGTGGTGTTCGGCTTCTTAGGACTTAAGCTAGTAGCCCCAGCGGTGGCCGACTTCTTTAACTTGCCCACGGGGTTGACTGGCTTTAGTGCCGGTATAGTGCTCAGCGTCATGATTCTGCCTACCCTCATCAGTTTGTCTGAAGAGGCGCTACGAAATGTGCCGCGCGAGTATGCCGAGGCTTCGTATGCACTGGGGGCTAGTCGCTGGCAGACTATTTGGCGAGTGGTTGTGCCCACGGCACGAGGCGGCATCGCTGCGGCTGTGCTTTTGGGCATAGGCAGAGCAATTGGTGAAACCATGACGGTACTCATGATTGCCGGCGGTAGGCTGGCTACTCCTGGCAGTATCTTTGACCCCATGCGGCCCATTACCGCACTCATTGCCTCCGAGGTAAACAATGCCGCGCGCTTTAGCGTGCAGTATCATGCCCTCTTTACGGCAGGTCTAATGCTCTTTCTCATTACGCTGGCTGTCAATGCCGTTGCGGCATCGGTGATAGTCGGCAAGAAGGGTAGGTAG
- the phoU gene encoding phosphate signaling complex protein PhoU: MLRQKFQEDLAELHSKLLSMGGRAEQMLRLSLEALRTGHPETGEEVDKMELIMDEMAVEIDALCAELIAKQQPVGQDLRRIVGAMRLAIDLERVADIATNIVEQARLLPRPLIKPLVDIPKMVDLASSMLVDSLNALINSDVALANEVWNRDDLVDDLCERILVELRGMMSVDASLVPKALPLLIVAIQIERIADHATNVAETVAYIATGTKIPYKK; this comes from the coding sequence GTGTTAAGACAAAAATTTCAAGAAGACTTGGCCGAATTGCATTCCAAATTGCTCTCCATGGGTGGCCGGGCGGAGCAGATGCTTCGGCTTTCTCTCGAGGCGCTGCGCACTGGGCATCCCGAGACAGGCGAGGAAGTCGACAAAATGGAGCTTATCATGGATGAGATGGCGGTCGAGATTGACGCCTTGTGTGCTGAGCTTATTGCTAAACAGCAGCCCGTAGGGCAGGATTTGCGCCGCATAGTGGGTGCGATGCGTCTGGCCATTGATCTAGAGCGTGTGGCCGACATCGCGACCAATATTGTGGAGCAAGCGCGCCTCTTGCCGCGCCCCCTTATCAAGCCGCTGGTCGATATCCCTAAAATGGTAGATCTGGCCTCATCGATGCTGGTCGATTCCCTAAACGCCTTAATTAACTCCGACGTGGCTCTAGCCAATGAAGTGTGGAATCGGGACGATCTAGTTGACGATTTGTGCGAGCGTATATTGGTGGAACTGCGCGGCATGATGTCAGTTGATGCCTCGCTCGTGCCCAAGGCCTTGCCGCTCCTTATCGTGGCGATTCAAATTGAGCGCATTGCCGATCATGCTACTAATGTCGCCGAAACCGTTGCCTACATTGCCACAGGCACAAAAATACCGTATAAGAAGTAG
- the pstA gene encoding phosphate ABC transporter permease PstA, with amino-acid sequence MRTKYSLKELACLLALGIAVLPPLSAVLYIFIMALPALSLEFVTAMPVRRGIEGGILPAIVGTVWLMFGTSLAVLPIGVGAGIYLAEFAPSNRLTRILEMALINLAGVPSVVFGLFGYAVFVIMLGFGPSILSASLTLAALTLPLVVTATRQALYGVPTSFREASLSLGANRWQTVSTIVLPCARTGIVTGTLLAMARAAGETAPILITGAAFALPGLPSSFMSRFMALPYHLYISATQIPAMPPERMWATAAVLLFLVLTMQVGATIWREQERRNKSW; translated from the coding sequence GTGCGAACTAAGTACTCACTCAAAGAATTAGCGTGTCTCTTGGCGCTTGGTATTGCTGTGCTGCCACCGCTTTCCGCGGTGCTCTATATCTTCATTATGGCTCTCCCCGCGCTAAGCCTCGAGTTTGTCACGGCCATGCCCGTGCGCCGCGGTATAGAGGGGGGCATCTTGCCGGCTATAGTTGGCACCGTTTGGCTGATGTTTGGTACAAGCTTAGCTGTGCTGCCTATCGGAGTAGGGGCAGGCATATACCTAGCGGAGTTCGCCCCGAGTAACCGCCTTACGAGGATCCTCGAGATGGCCCTTATTAACCTGGCAGGCGTGCCCTCAGTCGTCTTTGGTTTGTTCGGCTACGCAGTCTTCGTGATCATGCTGGGGTTTGGTCCTTCTATTCTTTCGGCCTCACTTACGCTCGCCGCCTTGACTTTGCCCCTGGTCGTTACGGCTACTAGGCAGGCGCTCTACGGCGTTCCTACCTCCTTTCGTGAGGCTTCTCTCTCGCTAGGGGCTAATCGTTGGCAGACAGTCTCGACTATTGTCCTTCCCTGTGCGCGTACTGGTATTGTGACCGGCACGCTCTTGGCCATGGCCCGTGCCGCGGGAGAGACCGCGCCCATTCTCATTACTGGCGCTGCCTTTGCCTTGCCGGGTTTGCCATCTTCGTTCATGAGTCGCTTTATGGCCTTGCCCTATCACCTCTACATTTCGGCGACACAGATACCTGCCATGCCCCCTGAACGCATGTGGGCTACCGCGGCCGTACTCCTGTTCTTGGTTCTCACCATGCAGGTTGGAGCCACCATTTGGCGGGAGCAGGAAAGGAGAAATAAGAGTTGGTAA
- a CDS encoding DegV family protein: protein MTVKVVVDSALNVPQDIVLELGISVVPVSVTIDGKTYREGVDASRGELIALIGESKQLSTSQPSPGDFLEMYDSLGGEIASIHLTSKSSGTHQSASLASTMTNKARVLVHDSAHAALGGGWQAIAAALKAREGATLEETILVAEQARAKVATFLTVPTMKYLQRSGRVNFAKALIASLLSVKPIMSFNDGVVEVVSKSRSMPGALKEIVSLLKEKYGDKPLAIAVMHAEDQALAAQCQKLLEAELKVDYFVVTDLTASLVVHGGPGTIAVSALPVEFVNGLKK, encoded by the coding sequence TTGACAGTAAAAGTAGTAGTCGACAGCGCCCTCAATGTTCCGCAAGATATAGTTCTTGAACTGGGCATTTCTGTAGTGCCCGTGAGTGTGACGATTGATGGTAAAACTTACCGTGAAGGCGTCGATGCCTCACGCGGTGAACTAATCGCCCTCATCGGCGAGTCTAAGCAACTGAGTACCAGCCAGCCTTCTCCCGGTGATTTTCTCGAGATGTACGACTCGCTCGGTGGGGAGATTGCCTCCATTCATCTGACGTCGAAGTCGAGTGGAACGCATCAGTCTGCCAGCCTAGCCTCTACTATGACGAACAAGGCCAGGGTATTGGTGCACGATAGCGCCCATGCCGCTCTGGGTGGGGGGTGGCAGGCCATAGCCGCCGCACTTAAGGCCAGAGAGGGCGCCACGCTTGAAGAGACCATTTTAGTTGCCGAACAAGCCAGAGCAAAGGTGGCCACCTTTTTAACAGTGCCCACGATGAAGTACTTGCAGCGCAGCGGCCGCGTTAACTTTGCTAAAGCACTGATTGCCTCCTTGCTCTCCGTCAAGCCAATTATGAGTTTTAACGACGGTGTGGTCGAGGTTGTCTCCAAATCGCGCAGCATGCCGGGCGCACTCAAAGAGATTGTCAGCCTTTTAAAGGAAAAATACGGCGACAAACCGCTCGCTATAGCAGTGATGCACGCCGAAGACCAAGCTCTAGCTGCCCAATGCCAAAAGTTGCTTGAAGCAGAGTTAAAGGTAGACTACTTTGTGGTCACCGACCTTACCGCCTCCCTCGTCGTGCATGGCGGGCCAGGTACCATAGCCGTCAGTGCCCTGCCCGTGGAGTTTGTCAATGGGCTAAAGAAGTAA
- the pstB gene encoding phosphate ABC transporter ATP-binding protein, with amino-acid sequence MVNLQKPKITLRDVSIYYSALHVIKGVSMTFLEKEITAIIGPSGSGKSTLLRSMNRMNDHIGGMRVQGEATIGSANIYDPKLDVVALRRRVGMVFQKPNPFPKSIYDNVAYGPRLQGQKSKAELDVIVERSLKQAALWEEVKDRLNASGLALSGGQQQRLCIARALAVDPEVLLMDEPASALDPAATAKIEDLMLQLKQELTVVVVTHNMQQAGRVSDYTAFLLGGELVEFDVTRKIFTTPRDKRTDDYISGRMG; translated from the coding sequence TTGGTAAATTTACAAAAACCAAAGATTACTTTGCGGGACGTTTCAATATACTATAGTGCTCTCCATGTCATTAAGGGCGTAAGCATGACTTTCTTAGAGAAAGAAATTACGGCCATAATCGGGCCCTCAGGCTCTGGCAAGTCTACCCTGTTGCGCTCCATGAACCGCATGAACGACCATATAGGTGGCATGCGCGTGCAGGGGGAGGCCACTATTGGCAGTGCTAATATTTATGATCCTAAGCTTGACGTAGTCGCGCTTAGGCGGCGCGTCGGCATGGTGTTTCAAAAGCCAAATCCCTTTCCTAAGAGTATTTATGACAATGTGGCTTACGGCCCGCGCCTGCAAGGACAGAAGTCTAAGGCCGAGCTAGACGTCATTGTCGAAAGGTCGCTCAAGCAGGCTGCGCTCTGGGAAGAAGTTAAAGACAGGCTTAATGCTTCAGGCCTGGCCCTTTCAGGTGGGCAGCAGCAGCGTCTCTGTATCGCCCGCGCTCTAGCTGTTGATCCTGAGGTCTTGCTTATGGATGAACCTGCTTCCGCACTAGACCCTGCCGCTACGGCCAAGATTGAAGACCTTATGCTGCAGCTAAAGCAGGAGTTGACAGTAGTCGTAGTAACCCACAATATGCAGCAAGCAGGACGCGTATCTGACTACACCGCCTTTCTCTTGGGTGGGGAATTAGTCGAGTTTGACGTCACACGCAAAATTTTCACCACACCTAGGGATAAACGTACCGATGACTACATCAGTGGCAGAATGGGATAG
- a CDS encoding thymidine kinase: protein MRGYLEVICGGMYSGKSSELIRRINRAKYARKEVQLFKPALDGRYHATSVVAHDSRQHDAYALNDIRDLIPLLAPTTSIVAIDEAQFFDPEGTIAVVNGLMELGKKVIVAGLDLDFAGRPFGAMPHLLAIANEVDKLRAICIQCGSKGYISQRLVDGKPASVHDPQIQVGGLESYEARCRECWSLKEENEEA from the coding sequence ATGCGGGGCTATTTAGAGGTAATCTGCGGCGGCATGTACAGTGGTAAGTCTAGTGAGTTAATACGCCGTATAAATCGTGCTAAGTACGCACGAAAAGAAGTGCAGTTATTTAAGCCCGCTCTCGATGGTCGCTACCATGCCACCAGCGTGGTGGCGCATGACAGCAGGCAGCACGACGCCTACGCCTTAAATGATATTAGGGATCTTATCCCCCTGCTAGCACCCACTACCTCCATTGTGGCCATTGATGAAGCTCAGTTCTTTGACCCCGAGGGGACGATTGCTGTCGTCAATGGGTTGATGGAGCTAGGCAAGAAGGTCATTGTGGCTGGTCTGGACCTAGATTTTGCCGGCAGGCCCTTTGGCGCCATGCCGCATCTCTTGGCTATCGCCAACGAAGTAGACAAATTGCGCGCCATCTGTATTCAGTGCGGCAGCAAAGGCTATATAAGTCAGCGACTCGTGGATGGCAAGCCTGCTTCAGTGCACGACCCCCAGATTCAAGTCGGTGGGCTTGAATCATACGAGGCGCGCTGCCGTGAGTGCTGGTCTCTTAAAGAGGAGAACGAAGAAGCCTAG